From Streptomyces sp. GSL17-111, one genomic window encodes:
- a CDS encoding metal-sensitive transcriptional regulator, whose amino-acid sequence MVRLPPDDTRAAVNRIKRAQGQLAGVVRMLEDGRDCEDVVTQLAAASRALDRAGFAVVASGLKQCLAAEGGADSLDTRKMEKLFLSLS is encoded by the coding sequence ATGGTCCGCCTGCCTCCTGACGACACACGTGCGGCGGTCAACCGCATCAAGCGCGCCCAGGGCCAACTCGCCGGGGTGGTACGGATGCTGGAGGACGGGCGCGACTGCGAGGACGTCGTCACGCAGCTGGCGGCGGCCAGCCGCGCGCTGGACCGCGCCGGGTTCGCCGTCGTCGCCAGCGGGCTCAAGCAGTGTCTGGCCGCCGAGGGCGGGGCCGACAGCCTGGACACCCGGAAGATGGAGAAGCTCTTCCTCTCCCTGTCCTGA
- the trxA gene encoding thioredoxin yields the protein MSTVSLTADTFQETVAGNDIVLVDFWASWCGPCRMFAPVYERASEQHSDIVFGKVDTEAERALAGAADITSIPTLMAFREGVLVFAQPGALPPQALDQVITAVRELDMDEVHSAVAAGSAGQEGRSDGPPAS from the coding sequence ATGAGCACCGTCAGCCTGACCGCCGACACCTTCCAGGAGACCGTGGCCGGCAACGACATCGTCCTGGTCGACTTCTGGGCCTCCTGGTGCGGCCCGTGCCGGATGTTCGCCCCGGTCTACGAGCGGGCCTCCGAGCAGCACTCCGACATCGTCTTCGGCAAGGTCGACACCGAGGCGGAACGGGCGCTGGCCGGGGCCGCCGACATCACCTCCATCCCCACGCTGATGGCCTTCCGCGAGGGCGTCCTCGTGTTCGCCCAGCCGGGGGCGCTGCCGCCGCAGGCGCTGGACCAGGTGATCACCGCCGTCCGGGAGCTGGACATGGACGAGGTCCACAGTGCCGTGGCCGCCGGGTCCGCTGGCCAGGAGGGACGGTCCGATGGTCCGCCTGCCTCCTGA